The genomic interval GCTGGGTTATGATACTCTACCTTCAAAAGATTTAGGTATCCTTTCAGGATTAGGTGGAGGTTTTGATGTATCGTGGTATGGTGCAACACTGAAGTATTCTTTATACAACCTCGGCTTCATAGGAGCGTCTCATAATGTTCAACTTTCCTATGACTTTGACTTTTTACTCAAGCGAACACTAGCACAGGATGATAAAGAATCTCCTACTATATCTTTGCTTGTAAGACCGAAGATGATAGTTATGGGTAATGAAAAATACGGTAAAATAAACATTGATATTGATATTGCTGATAATGTAGGTATAAAGTATTGGGGATATAGGATAATTGATAGTAGCGAAAATGTTGTTTATTACTATGACCTTACGAATGCTAAGTCTTTGCCGAAGGTTTCAAAGAGCATTGAATGGGATGGCAAGTCGCAGGTTGGATCTCCACTTTATGATGATATTTACAAACTTAAAGTTTTTGCTTATGATGATGTTGGTAATGTCTCGGAAAAGGTTGAGAAGAATATAATAATAAGTGCTGACCCAAGGAACATAATACTCATTCCTGATAAGCAGGTTATCACATCGCCTACCGATAAGCTAACAGTGAGTTCCTTTAGGGATGTAAGTAATGTCATCTCATATAGGATTGTTGTAGTATCAGAAAGGGATGGTAGTATTATCAGGGAATTTAAGGAAAGTGCTAACATAAAACTTACTAAGGATGGTAAGATAGCAAGTGGAAAACCACTTGAGTTTAAGTCAATCGTTTGGGATCTCAAGAAGAGCGACGGGGAGCTGGCAGAGAAAGGAATTTATGTAGTTCAAGGAGAGTTTGAGTTTGTTGGTAATGTTATAAGAAAATCCTTCCCTGCGGAAGTAAGAATTGACTATTAGGTTATAGTAATACGAGTATCCTAACAAATCCATTACTAAATTTATACATAACTAACGATGATAAGTTGTGATACATAATTACACCGAGCCCTCTGTATCTTTTCTCTGAATAATTGAGATATAACTTTGGGTTTTGTATTTTTTGGATGACTATCTCAAAATCGTTTGACTTAAATAAGATCAATATGCTTACCTTCTTACTTTTATACTCCCGTATGCTTATTGTTATCTTGTCTGTATTTGAATGATGTAGAATATTCTCAATTATCTCGGTAAGTATTACTTTAAGTTTATCTTTTATTGGCAGATCAAATCTCAATCTGTCTATAAATTCATTTATCAAGAATATCCCTTTTTTATTGTTGCGTATTTCTATAAGAAACTTCATTTTACATCTGATAGTGAGAATACAATATTGAACATATCCTTGAAACCCGTTGAATTGATTGCTTCAAGTGCTACTGATGATGGTGATAGGATGAACACCTTAAAACCTTTTTCTTCTCCTTTCTCAATGGCATACATTATGGTTCCGAGCCCAGCAGATGAAAGGATATCAACCTCGCTTAAGTCAATACAGACACTCTTTTTTTCAATAGCA from Spirochaetota bacterium carries:
- a CDS encoding STAS domain-containing protein; this translates as MEKKLFINVSDEGKFILIKAKGSINSYTYDDFQKQLYDAIEKKSVCIDLSEVDILSSAGLGTIMYAIEKGEEKGFKVFILSPSSVALEAINSTGFKDMFNIVFSLSDVK